A genome region from Methylobacterium sp. FF17 includes the following:
- a CDS encoding alpha/beta hydrolase — MLTAPPVAALAAVDEPARLVDAVSFDLGGTAERPPWRITLYVPPGPAPAAGWPILYLLDGNAVTGTAIDIERVQAPYPDGTGIGSRFAIVGIGYPGDQAYDGLRRSWDYTPPPGKSYPPYRADGPAVRTGGANPFLRFVIDELKPAVERRCKVDPARQALFGHSFGGLFVLYALAQAPATFSHWIAASPSIYWEEFVLLTSIDALEKSPPGKAHVLLMAGAYEAELAPFQRTAPDHESRLARLKLARTVEAARTLSDRLGRIPGLKSEFRVIPGKTHMTVLPEALNEAVTSFLGRAG, encoded by the coding sequence CGGCCCTGGCAGCGGTGGACGAGCCCGCCCGGCTCGTTGACGCGGTGAGCTTCGACCTCGGAGGAACGGCGGAGCGGCCACCCTGGCGGATCACGCTCTACGTCCCGCCGGGCCCTGCGCCGGCCGCCGGCTGGCCCATCCTATATCTGCTCGACGGCAATGCCGTGACCGGTACGGCCATCGACATCGAGCGTGTCCAGGCGCCCTACCCGGACGGAACCGGCATCGGCTCCCGGTTCGCCATCGTCGGGATCGGCTATCCAGGCGATCAGGCCTATGACGGTCTGCGCCGATCCTGGGACTACACCCCGCCACCTGGCAAATCCTACCCGCCCTACAGGGCCGATGGCCCTGCGGTCAGGACGGGGGGCGCCAACCCTTTCTTGCGCTTCGTCATCGACGAGTTGAAGCCGGCGGTGGAGCGGCGCTGCAAAGTCGATCCGGCGCGGCAGGCCCTGTTCGGGCATTCCTTCGGCGGCCTCTTCGTCCTCTATGCACTGGCCCAGGCCCCCGCGACGTTCTCGCATTGGATCGCGGCCAGTCCGTCCATCTACTGGGAGGAGTTCGTCCTGCTGACGAGCATCGACGCCCTGGAGAAGAGCCCTCCGGGTAAGGCGCATGTGCTCCTCATGGCCGGTGCCTACGAAGCTGAGCTTGCACCGTTCCAGCGGACTGCGCCGGACCATGAATCGCGATTGGCGCGCCTCAAGCTGGCTCGCACCGTCGAGGCGGCGCGCACCCTGTCAGATCGCCTCGGTAGGATACCGGGACTGAAGAGCGAGTTCCGGGTCATCCCCGGCAAAACGCACATGACCGTCCTACCGGAAGCGCTCAACGAGGCCGTCACCTCATTCCTGGGTCGAGCAGGTTAG